One Canis lupus familiaris isolate Mischka breed German Shepherd chromosome 20, alternate assembly UU_Cfam_GSD_1.0, whole genome shotgun sequence genomic region harbors:
- the RRP9 gene encoding U3 small nucleolar RNA-interacting protein 2 has product MSAAAAARKRGRPASGAAAGAGAGKRRRKADSAGDRGKSKGGGKMNEEISSDSESESLAPRKTEEEEEEELEETAQEKKLRLAKLYLEQLRQQEEEKAEARAFEEDQVAGRLKEDVLEQRGRLQKSVAKEIQGPAPADIRVLRGHQLSITCVVITPDDSAIFSAAKDCTIIKWSVETGRKLHVIPRAKKGVEGQPPSHSSHILCMAISSDGKYLASGDRSKLILIWEAQSCQHLYTFTGHRDAVSGLAFRRGTHQLYSTSHDRSVKVWNVAENSYVETLFGHQDAVAALDALSRECCVTAGGRDGTVRVWKIPEESQLVFYGHQGSIDSIQLINEEHMVSGADDGSVALWGLSKKRPLALQREAHGLRGEPGLEQPFWVSAVAALLNTDLVATGSHNSCVRLWQCGEGFRQLEPLCDIPLVGFINSLKFSSSGDFLVAGVGQEHRLGRWWRIKEARNSVCIIPLHRAPRPPAAGS; this is encoded by the exons AtgtcggcggcggcggcggctcggaaGCGGGGAAGGCCGGCCTCGGGGGCCGCGGCCGGTGCGGGGGCCGGCAAGCGGCGGCGAAAG gccgactCTGCCGGGGACCGGGGCAAGTCCAAGGGAGGCGGCAAGATGAATGAGGAGATTTCCAGCGACTCTGAGAGTGAGAG CCTGGCTCCTAGGAAgactgaggaggaagaggaagaggagctggaggagaCAGCCCAGGAGAAGAAGCTTCGCTTGGCCAAGCTCTACCTGGAGCAGCTCAGGCAGCAAG AGGAGGAGAAGGCCGAGGCCCGGGCATTTGAGGAGGACCAGGTGGCAGGGCGCCTGAAGGAGGATGTG ctggagcagaggggcaggCTGCAGAAGTCGGTGGCAAAGGAG ATTCAGGGCCCAGCCCCGGCTGACATCCGTGTCTTACGGGGGCACCAGCTCTCCATCACGTGTGTGGTCATCACCCCCGATGACTCTGCCATCTTCTCTGCTGCCAAAGACTGCACCATTATCAAGT GGAGCGTGGAGACTGGACGGAAGCTTCACGTGATCCCACGGGCCAAGAAGGGTGTTGAGGGGCAACCCCCCAGCCACAGCAGCCATATTCTCTGCATGGCCATCTCCTCTGACGGCAAGTACCTC GCCTCGGGTGACCGCAGCAAGCTCATTCTCATATGGGAGGCCCAGAGCTGCCAGCACCTGTACACTTTCACAGGCCATCGGGATGCCGTGTCG GGTCTGGCATTCCGCAGAGGAACCCACCAGCTCTATAGCACATCCCATGATCGCTCTGTGAAGGTGTGGAACGTGGCGGAGAACTCCTATGTGGAGACACT ctTTGGGCACCAGGATGCCGTCGCTGCGCTGGATGCCTTGAGCAGGGAGTGCTGTGTGACGGCTGGGGGCCGGGACGGGACGGTGCGTGTGTGGAAGATTCCTGAGGAGTCCCAGCTTGTCTTCTATGGCCACCA GGGCTCCATCGACAGCATCCAGCTTATCAACGAGGAGCACATGGTATCGGGCGCAGATGATGG CTCTGTGGCCTTGTGGGGTCTCTCTAAGAAGCGGCCGCTCGCCCTGCAGCGTGAGGCCCATGGGCTGCGGGGGGAGCCAGGCCTCGAGCAGCCCTTCTGGGTATCAGCAGTGGCGGCCCTGCTCAACACAGACCTTGTAGCCACAG GCTCCCACAACTCTTGCGTGAGGCTCTGGCAGTGTGGGGAGGGCTTCCGGCAGCTTGAACCTCTCTGCGACATTCCCCTG GTGGGTTTTATTAATAGCCTCAAGTTCTCCAGTTCGGGGGATTTCCTGGTGGCTGGGGTCGGGCAGGAGCACAG GCTTGGCCGCTGGTGGCGCATCAAAGAGGCTCGGAACTCCGTCTGCATCATCCCGCTCCACAgggcccccaggccccctgcgGCAGGCTCCTGA
- the PARP3 gene encoding protein mono-ADP-ribosyltransferase PARP3, whose amino-acid sequence MAPKRKPQVQQEGPEKKKGRQGAEEEDSFRSTAEALRAAPTEKHVVRVDPACPLSHNPQTQVHEDYACTLNQTNIGRNNNKFYIIQLLEEGDRFACWNRWGRVGEVGQSKLSYFVLLEDAKKDFEKKFQDKTKNRWVERDHFVAHPGKYTLIEVQGEDEAQEAVVKVDGGSVRNIVQRVRPCSLDAPTQKLITNIFSKDMFKNAMTLMNLDVKKMPLGKLSKQQIARGFEALEALELALKAPTDGGPNLEELSSHFYTVIPHNFSRNRPPPINSPELLQAKKDMLLVLADIELAQTLQASPEEEKVEEVPHPLDRDYQLLKCQLQLLDPEEPEYKVIHTYLEKTGGTYRCPALQHIWKVNREGEGDRFQAHSKLSNRKLLWHGTNVAVVAAILASGLRIMPHSGGRVGKGIYFASENSKSAGYVTGISCGAHQIGYMFLGEVALGREHHITIDDPSLKQPPPGFDSVIARGSTEPDPSQDTELELDGQRVVVPQGQPVPCAEFSSSRFFQSEYLIYQESQCHLRYLLEVHL is encoded by the exons ATGGCTCCAAAGCGCAAGCCCCAGGTGCAACAGGAGGGCCCTGAAAAAAAGAAGGGGCGGCAGGGTGCAGAGGAGGAGGACAGCTTCCGCTCCACTGCCGAGGCCCTCAGAGCTGCACCCACAGAGAAGCACGTAGTCCGAGTGGACCCAGCATGCCCGCTCAGCCACAACCCTCAGACCCAG GTGCATGAAGACTACGCCTGCACCCTGAATCAGACCAACATTGGAAGAAACAACAACAAGTTCTACATCATCCAGCTGCTGGAAGAGGGGGACCGCTTCGCCTGCTGGAACCGCTGGGGCCGCGTG GGAGAGGTGGGCCAGTCGAAGCTCAGCTACTTTGTGTTGCTGGAGGATGCAAAGAAGGACTTTGAGAAGAAATTTCAGGACAAGACCAAGAACAGATGGGTGGAGCGGGACCACTTTGTGGCCCACCCGGGCAAGTACACACTCATCGAAGTACAAGGAGAAGATGAGGCCCAGGAGGCCGTGGTGAAG GTGGATGGAGGCTCAGTGAGGAACATAGTTCAGCGGGTACGGCCCTGCTCCCTGGACGCACCCACACAGAAGCTCATCACCAACATCTTCAGCAAGGACATGTTCAAGAATGCCATGACCCTCATGAACCTGG ATGTAAAGAAGATGCCCCTAGGGAAGTTGAGCAAGCAGCAGATTGCACGGGGCTTCGAGGCTTTGGAGGCTCTGGAGCTGGCCCTGAAAGCCCCCACGGATGGTGGCCCCAACCTGGAGGAGCTGTCCTCCCACTTCTACACTGTCATTCCCCACAACTTCAGCCGCAACCGGCCCCCGCCCATCAACTCCCCTGAGCTTCTGCAGGCCAAAAAGGACATGCTGCTG GTGCTGGCAGACATCGAGCTGGCCCAGACCCTGCAGGCATCCCCTGAAGAGGAAAAGGTGGAGGAGGTGCCACACCCCCTGGACCGAGACTACCAGCTCCTTAAgtgccagctccagctgctggACCCAGAGGAACCCGAGTACAAG GTGATACATACCTATTTAGAAAAGACTGGTGGCACCTACCGGTGCCCTGCTCTTCAACACATTTGGAAAGTGAACCGAGAAGGGGAG GGAGATAGGTTCCAGGCCCACTCCAAGCTGAGTAATCGAAAGCTACTGTGGCATGGCACCAACGTGGCGGTGGTGGCCGCCATCCTTGCCAGTGGGCTCCGCATCATGCCACATTCTGGCGGCCGCGTTGGCAAGGGCATCTACTTTGCCTCAGAGAACAGCAAGTCGGCTGGCTATG TTACTGGCATATCCTGCGGAGCCCACCAAATTGGCTACATGTTCCTGGGTGAGGTGGCACTGGGCAGAGAGCACCACATCACCATCGACGACCCCAGCTTGAAGCAGCCACCCCCTGGCTTCGACAGCGTCATTGCCCGAGGCTCCACAGAGCCTG atccatcccaggacaccgagCTAGAGCTGGACGGCCAGCGAGTGGTGGTGCCCCAGGGCCAGCCTGTGCCCTGTGCAGAGTTCAGCAGCTCCAGATTCTTCCAGAGCGAGTATCTCATCTACCAGGAGAGCCAGTGTCACCTGCGCTACCTGCTGGAGGTTCACCTCTGA
- the GPR62 gene encoding G-protein coupled receptor 62: MANSTGLTTSEVVGSVGLVLAAVVEAAALLGNGALLVVVLRTPGLRDALYLVHLCVVDLLAAASIMPLGLVAAPPPGLGRLRLGPAPCRASRFLSAALLPACTLGVAALGLARYRLIVHPLRPGARPPPGLVLAAVWAAAGLLGALSLLGPPPAPPPAPARCSVLAGGLGPFRPLWALLAFALPALLLLGAYSGIFLVARRAALRPPRPARGSPRPRSDSLDSRLSILPPLRPRLPGGKAALAPALAVGQFAACWLPYCCACLVPAAQAAVAEAPVTWVAYSAFAAHPFLYGLLQRPVRRALGRLARRALPQSPRACTPRAWHLPALLQHLQGLSESPALPSSEAPEQAPDLPGGENLSMSRAT, from the coding sequence ATGGCCAACTCCACAGGGCTGACCACCTCGGAAGTCGTGGGCTCGGTGGGCTTGGTCCTGGCGGCCGTCGTGGAGGCAGCGGCCCTGCTGGGCAACGGCGcgctgctggtggtggtgctgcGCACGCCGGGACTGCGGGACGCGCTGTACCTGGTGCACCTGTGCGTCGTGGACCTGCTGGCGGCCGCCTCCATCATGCCGCTCGGCCTGGTGGCCGCGCCCCCGCCGGGCCTGGGCCGCCTGCGCCTGGGCCCCGCACCGTGCCGCGCCTCGCGCTTCCTGTCGGCGGCGCTGCTGCCCGCCTGCACGCTCGGGGTGGCCGCGCTCGGCCTGGCGCGCTACCGCCTCATCGTGCACCCGCTGCGGCCGGGCGCGCGGCCTCCGCCCGGCCTGGTGCTCGCGGCCGTCTGGGCCGCCGCGGGGCTGCTGGGCGCGCTCTCTCTGCTCgggccgccgcccgcgccgccccccgccccggcgcgcTGCTCGGTCCTGGCCGGCGGCCTCGGGCCCTTCCGGCCGCTCTGGGCGCTGCTGGCCTTCGCGCTGCCCGCCCTCCTGCTGCTCGGCGCCTACAGCGGCATCTTCCTCGTGGCGCGCCGCGCAGCCCTGCGGCCCCCCAGGCCCGCGCGGGGCTCCCCGCGGCCGCGCTCCGACTCTCTGGATAGCCGCCTCTCCATCCTGCCGCCCCTCCGGCCTCGCCTGCCTGGGGGCAAAGCAGCCCTGGCCCCAGCGCTGGCCGTGGGCCAGTTTGCAGCTTGCTGGCTACCTTACTGCTGTGCGTGCCTGGTGCCCGCTGCGCAGGCTGCAGTGGCCGAGGCGCCGGTCACCTGGGTGGCCTACTCGGCCTTCGCGGCGCACCCCTTCCTGTATGGCCTGCTGCAGCGCCCCGTGCGCCGGGCACTGGGCCGCCTGGCCCGCCGGGCACTGCCCCAGTCCCCGAGGGCCTGCACTCCGCGGGCCTGGCATCTGCCAGCACTTCTGCAGCACCTCCAGGGGCTTTCAGAGAGCCCTGCTCTACCGTCTTCTGAGGCACCAGAACAAGCCCCAGATTTGCCAGGAGGGGAGAACCTGAGTATGTCACGGGCCACCTGA